The following nucleotide sequence is from Nitrospira defluvii.
CTGGCAAGGAGGGTCCGCTCTGCCTGCGGGGACGGCGTGCCTGTCGAAACGACCGTCGATTCTCCGGCCAGCAAGGACTGTCCCGTCGATTCGTGATAGGTGGTGATGGCTGAATTCATGACTGGCCTCCAATCTGCAGCAACTCCGTCACAAAACCGGGAGCGCTCATCAGGGTAACTTGGGTGGAAGGGAAGTTCTTGACCACCTCCACTCCTCGCTGATCGATAAAATCCACATGAGAACAGTCCAGATAGACGGTCTTCTTCTGTCGGAGAAACGAGCGGCACTCGCCGTCGAGGAGATCGGCCCACTGCGCCGTGATCTTTCCTTCCAGCTTGAGGAGAACGTCGCTTCCGCTTTCGTGAGTTTTGGTGATCTTCAACATCGCTCCAGCATCTCCTTTGCTCTCCTGCACTGAGCAGACTCATCAGCAACAGCGATGCCACACAGCGCGGCAGTGCCGCCTGATAGGCTAAGTGCTCGTCAATGCAATGAGAAATGGAAGAACGTTGCTGGAATCAGCCGTCTGTCAGCGCAAGATGGATTCCCAAAATATTGGGACCGTCACGATATATTGGGAGAAAAGATCGTCGTTCGTGGATCGTGAGCGAATCTCGCTGGGGAATCGACGTGGGATGTGACGGATTGGGAACGATCAGAAAAAGGGAGGCGGGAAAAGATACGGATCGTTATGCCGGTTCGCGTCTCACGAACGATGCTTTACGCTTCACGATGCTTGCGTTCGATGCCGAGCTTTTTCATCTTGGCTTCAAGGGTCGTCGGTTTCAATCCAAGAACGGCAGCCGCGCCCTTGGGACCACTCACGCGCCAGCTGGTCTGCTCCAACACGTCGACAATGTGCTGCCGTTCTGCTTCCTGGAGGGTGTGCGTCTTGGCCTGACCGGCCTTGCCGTCAGACGACGACAACCACTCGATCGGTTCCAATTCCGGTCCTTCGCTAAGAATGACCGCCCGTTCGATGACATGTTCCAGTTCGCGGATGTTGCCCGGCCAGGGATAACGCTGGAACGCCGTCATCATCCGTTCAGGAATCCGGTCGATCTTCTTCCCGAAGTTCGCGGCGAACTTGCGGACGAAGTACTGCACCAGCAGCGGGATATCGCTCTCGCGCTCGCGCAACGGCGGCAGGTGAATCGGAAACACGTTCAGCCGGTAATAGAGATCGGGACGGTATTGACCGGCCTTCGACTGCTGTGCCAGATCCCGGTTCGTGGCGGCGATCACCCGCACCTTCACTTTGAAGGTCTGCGTACCGCCGACCCGCTCGAATTCGCCTTCCTGTAACACACGCAGCAGCTTCGATTGCAGATCCAGCGGTAAATCGCCGATCTCATCGAGAAAAATCGTGCCCTTATCCGCCACTTCAAAGCGGCCCATCTTCTTCGTCAGCGCGCCGGTGAAAGCGCCCTTTTCGTGGCCAAAGAGTTCGCTTTCGATCAGGCCGGCCGGGATGGCGGCGCAGTTCACCTTCACCAAAGGCCGATCCTTACGAGGGCTCAGATTATGAACCGCGCGCGCAATCAGTTCCTTGCCGGTGCCGGTCTCACCGGTGATGAGCACCGTCGAATCGGTCGGCGCCACCCGCTCCACGTTCTTCAGCACTTTTCTGAGCGACGTCGACGACCCGATCAGTTCTTCGAAATTGTGCGCGCCCTTGATTTCTTCTTGCAGGTAGACGTTCTGCGCTTCGAGCCGGGCCTTTTCCTGCTCCATCAGCACACGCTCGGTAATGTCCACGAACATGGTGCGGGTGTAGGTACCACTGGGATCCGGCTTCGACCACCACTGGATCCAGAGCGGCTTGCCGTTGTCCTTACGGCGCAATTCCAGCACCACGCCGCTGGTATCGGCACCACGGCCGACGGAATCGAAGGCTTCCTTTAAGCGGCGCTGGGCATCCGGCGTGTCCGGAATAAAACTGCGGCCATACGTCCCGTTGACTTCTTCCGGCGTGATACCCAGGCTCCGCATCGCCGCGCGATTGGCCCGCAGAAAGCGGGTGTCCAATCCTTCGTGCACATAGGCAATGGGAGCCTCGTCAAAAAGGTCCCGCAATCGCTCCTCGTTCTCCTTCAGCCGGGTATCCAGGCGTTCTCGCTCCAACTCGGCACCTGCCCGGACCCCGAAAATTTTGAACACCGACAGCACCCGAGGGTCGTCGTGCATCGGCTTGGTATCCATGACGGCGAGATGCCCCATGACTGCACCGGAGCGGTCCGACACAGGAATGGCAAGGTAACTCTCGACACCCAGCTTGGCCAAGTCCTCCCGATGCTCGGGAAACAAGTCTTGTACCTTCTCCGGGAACAGACACACTTCTCCCGCTAACACGCGCTCGCAAGGAGTGTGGGGCAGGTCGTATTCGAAGTTGTCGAGGAAGCCGTCGCCATGCCAGAACGCCAGCGTGCGCACACGCGTATGCGAACCG
It contains:
- a CDS encoding STAS domain-containing protein, with translation MLKITKTHESGSDVLLKLEGKITAQWADLLDGECRSFLRQKKTVYLDCSHVDFIDQRGVEVVKNFPSTQVTLMSAPGFVTELLQIGGQS
- a CDS encoding sigma 54-interacting transcriptional regulator — its product is MASPDLEEALRRSEELAARLIESSRDCIKVLDLNGHLLSMNAHGMTALEICDFGPLVGSPWIEFWDGQDREQARAAVEEARQGRVGRFTGFFATAQTKTPKWWDVSVTAILGKDGKPEQLLAISRDVTRLKEAEQAIQQAYGRLEQQVAARTRDLAQTGLVLRQIVEGVESKIGEQFFPSLVQQLATALGVDYAYVSELREDGISFRSRAGWGKGQPLPQFDVPAHGPCETVLTRKCVHHPDQLRELYPHVQLIQDIGVESYCGVPIVDGSDRVIGHLAIMDSKPMLDPVRTTSTLGIFAMRAAAEFERLRFERALCKSDLTLRKIDEGTAATTGADFFNSLVKSLAEALQTRYAFVSKFVSGSHTRVRTLAFWHGDGFLDNFEYDLPHTPCERVLAGEVCLFPEKVQDLFPEHREDLAKLGVESYLAIPVSDRSGAVMGHLAVMDTKPMHDDPRVLSVFKIFGVRAGAELERERLDTRLKENEERLRDLFDEAPIAYVHEGLDTRFLRANRAAMRSLGITPEEVNGTYGRSFIPDTPDAQRRLKEAFDSVGRGADTSGVVLELRRKDNGKPLWIQWWSKPDPSGTYTRTMFVDITERVLMEQEKARLEAQNVYLQEEIKGAHNFEELIGSSTSLRKVLKNVERVAPTDSTVLITGETGTGKELIARAVHNLSPRKDRPLVKVNCAAIPAGLIESELFGHEKGAFTGALTKKMGRFEVADKGTIFLDEIGDLPLDLQSKLLRVLQEGEFERVGGTQTFKVKVRVIAATNRDLAQQSKAGQYRPDLYYRLNVFPIHLPPLRERESDIPLLVQYFVRKFAANFGKKIDRIPERMMTAFQRYPWPGNIRELEHVIERAVILSEGPELEPIEWLSSSDGKAGQAKTHTLQEAERQHIVDVLEQTSWRVSGPKGAAAVLGLKPTTLEAKMKKLGIERKHREA